A region of bacterium DNA encodes the following proteins:
- the gpmI gene encoding 2,3-bisphosphoglycerate-independent phosphoglycerate mutase produces the protein MKRYKPIVLIICSGWGMGRNKPNNAIASAAIPNFNAFLKSYPATQITNPAEPVLRTPEWAYVNVGAGRFIASELVRINNAIHERSFYTNPILISAFKRVKQENTRLHCIGLISDAGIHSHLDHLYAILTLAKEIGVKSVYIHAILDGRDTVGKTGKEYLSEVEMKLKELRIGQIVSLIGRYYAMDRNQQWERTQLAYQLFVERKGLAFPSASRAISYAYKQQENDEFMLPKVINERFQNRPRNSNDSNSGSGIRDGDTVIMFNFRGDRLIQLLTSLTADEFPYFARGKVPQAEYITLAHYDTIDLVPAVFPKQEICNSLGEVISNHGLSQLRLGETERFAHLTYFFNGLRPTKFAGEDRILIHSPKTETYALKPEMSARKITESALVQIQSGKYDFIVINYANLALVANTGDLSATKRAVETVDEQIGIVVNSVLSQYGVVIITSELGGAEEISAIRQPPNHALNSPLPFIIIGLQEPIQLRNDGTIADIAPTILELLQLPQPEEMTGKSLMITA, from the coding sequence ATGAAAAGATATAAACCAATAGTTCTAATTATCTGTAGTGGGTGGGGAATGGGTAGGAATAAGCCTAATAATGCGATTGCGAGCGCTGCTATTCCCAATTTCAATGCGTTTTTGAAGAGTTATCCCGCAACACAAATAACTAATCCTGCTGAACCTGTTCTGAGAACACCAGAATGGGCATATGTCAATGTAGGTGCTGGTAGATTTATCGCTTCTGAATTGGTTAGAATCAATAATGCTATTCATGAGAGAAGTTTTTATACTAATCCGATATTAATTTCAGCGTTTAAGCGTGTTAAACAGGAAAACACCCGACTCCATTGTATTGGGTTAATATCAGATGCCGGAATTCATAGTCATCTAGACCATCTTTATGCGATATTAACGTTAGCGAAAGAAATAGGAGTGAAAAGTGTATATATCCATGCTATTCTTGATGGTAGAGATACTGTGGGTAAAACCGGAAAAGAGTATTTATCTGAGGTTGAGATGAAATTGAAAGAATTACGGATAGGACAAATCGTAAGTCTAATAGGTCGGTATTATGCGATGGATAGGAACCAGCAGTGGGAACGTACACAGTTAGCGTATCAACTTTTTGTTGAACGGAAAGGATTAGCGTTTCCAAGTGCATCGAGAGCTATCAGTTATGCATATAAGCAGCAAGAGAATGATGAATTTATGTTACCAAAGGTGATAAACGAGCGATTTCAAAACCGACCTAGAAACTCGAATGATTCGAATTCTGGATCTGGAATACGAGATGGGGATACGGTGATAATGTTCAATTTTCGAGGAGATCGACTGATTCAACTATTAACCAGTTTAACTGCAGATGAGTTTCCGTATTTTGCGCGGGGAAAAGTTCCGCAAGCAGAGTATATAACCTTAGCCCATTATGATACTATAGATTTGGTTCCAGCGGTTTTCCCGAAACAAGAGATATGTAACTCGCTCGGTGAAGTTATTAGTAACCATGGATTAAGCCAGCTCCGACTCGGTGAGACCGAACGGTTTGCGCATCTAACCTATTTTTTTAATGGATTGCGACCGACTAAATTCGCTGGTGAAGATCGGATTCTGATACATTCGCCGAAAACCGAAACGTATGCTTTAAAACCGGAAATGAGCGCGCGTAAAATTACGGAATCGGCATTAGTTCAGATACAGTCGGGGAAGTATGATTTTATTGTAATCAATTATGCGAATCTGGCGTTGGTTGCGAATACCGGTGATTTATCTGCAACTAAAAGAGCAGTTGAAACGGTTGATGAACAAATTGGTATAGTTGTTAATTCTGTTTTATCGCAATATGGAGTTGTTATCATAACCAGTGAACTAGGAGGTGCTGAAGAAATTTCCGCTATTCGCCAACCACCGAATCATGCATTAAATTCTCCGTTGCCTTTTATCATTATCGGATTACAAGAACCAATTCAACTCCGTAATGATGGAACCATAGCGGATATTGCACCGACAATATTAGAACTCCTACAACTTCCACAACCTGAGGAAATGACTGGAAAATCTCTGATGATTACCGCATAG
- a CDS encoding branched-chain amino acid ABC transporter substrate-binding protein produces the protein MKNNIIVIGFIVLIGLFFFSCAQQQTNVIRIGFAAPLTGDQAEIGIDMKNGVLMAIEEANAAGGVLGKKLELVPMDDKHDPKEAVAVAQKLITDPTVVAVVGHLNSNCSIPASKKYHEAQLAMITPSSTNPELTLQGYPEIFRMCATDSFQGPFGAEFAIKELGKKRIAILHDKSQYGQGLAEEFRKGVHQLGLKEILFEGITQGDRDFTAILTKIKSKNPDLVYFGGMYPEAGLLAKQMKELGMQTQFMGGDGLYVPGFLDIAGKAAEGTIITFSVPSWDKVETAKQFINKFTAKYGAIKTYAPFAYDAANIIIDAIKRAGTTDRAAVVKAIRETKDFNGVVGITNFDEHGDTTNKAMYVYIVKEGKFVQIK, from the coding sequence GTGAAAAATAATATTATTGTAATAGGTTTCATTGTTCTTATCGGATTATTCTTTTTCAGTTGCGCACAGCAGCAAACAAATGTTATTCGAATTGGATTCGCTGCACCCTTAACTGGTGACCAAGCAGAAATTGGGATTGATATGAAAAATGGAGTATTAATGGCGATAGAAGAAGCGAATGCTGCTGGTGGTGTTCTGGGGAAAAAACTCGAACTTGTTCCGATGGATGATAAACATGACCCGAAAGAAGCAGTTGCCGTTGCGCAAAAACTCATCACTGACCCAACAGTGGTAGCGGTTGTTGGCCATTTAAACAGTAACTGTTCTATTCCTGCGTCGAAAAAGTATCATGAAGCGCAACTGGCAATGATAACGCCATCATCAACGAATCCGGAATTGACGTTACAGGGATACCCTGAAATATTTCGCATGTGTGCAACGGATTCATTCCAAGGTCCGTTCGGTGCGGAATTCGCAATTAAAGAACTCGGGAAAAAGAGAATTGCTATCCTGCATGATAAAAGTCAGTATGGTCAGGGGTTAGCTGAAGAATTCCGTAAAGGAGTTCATCAATTAGGATTAAAAGAAATCTTATTTGAAGGAATAACGCAAGGAGACCGTGATTTTACGGCAATATTAACCAAGATTAAATCCAAAAATCCGGATCTGGTTTATTTTGGTGGCATGTATCCGGAAGCGGGATTACTTGCAAAACAAATGAAAGAACTTGGTATGCAAACCCAATTTATGGGCGGCGATGGATTATATGTTCCTGGATTTCTTGATATCGCTGGAAAAGCAGCAGAAGGAACAATTATAACGTTTTCAGTTCCATCTTGGGATAAAGTCGAAACGGCAAAACAGTTTATCAATAAATTTACTGCTAAATATGGTGCCATAAAAACCTACGCACCCTTTGCATACGATGCAGCGAATATCATTATTGACGCAATAAAACGCGCTGGAACAACCGACCGAGCAGCGGTAGTTAAAGCAATTCGTGAAACGAAAGATTTCAATGGCGTAGTCGGAATAACTAATTTCGATGAACATGGTGATACCACCAATAAAGCTATGTATGTTTATATCGTAAAAGAAGGGAAATTCGTCCAAATTAAATAA
- the lptB gene encoding LPS export ABC transporter ATP-binding protein yields the protein MAGLTAQQLVKSYRNRRVVDGVDIEVQPGQIVGLLGPNGAGKTTTFHIIMGIIRPDSGLVRLQDEDITHLPLHRRARAGLGFLSQEPSIFRKLTVEQNLLAILEYTNLTVSERKQKVNESLAELGLEQVAKNKAETLSGGERRRLEIARALLGSPKYFLLDEPFLGVDPITVAEIQTLIQDLKQRGIGILITDHNVRDTLAITDRAYIIHQGKVLVSGSAQELINDEKAREIYLGEKFNI from the coding sequence ATGGCTGGTTTAACTGCGCAACAATTAGTGAAGTCATATCGGAATCGGCGAGTTGTTGATGGCGTTGATATAGAAGTTCAACCTGGTCAGATAGTTGGATTGCTTGGACCGAATGGCGCCGGAAAAACCACCACATTTCATATCATTATGGGTATAATAAGACCGGATTCTGGATTAGTTCGACTACAAGATGAAGATATAACGCATTTACCATTACATCGGCGAGCTCGGGCAGGGCTAGGGTTTTTATCACAAGAACCATCAATTTTTCGTAAATTAACCGTTGAACAGAATCTATTAGCAATTTTAGAATATACAAATTTAACCGTATCAGAACGGAAACAAAAAGTAAACGAGTCACTTGCAGAACTCGGATTAGAGCAAGTAGCGAAAAATAAAGCGGAAACATTATCTGGTGGAGAACGACGTCGTCTAGAAATTGCACGAGCTTTACTTGGTTCACCGAAATATTTTTTATTAGATGAACCATTCCTAGGGGTTGATCCGATCACCGTTGCTGAAATTCAGACTTTGATTCAGGATTTAAAACAGCGAGGGATTGGGATTCTGATTACTGACCATAACGTCCGAGATACGTTAGCTATAACCGACCGTGCATATATTATTCATCAGGGGAAAGTATTGGTTTCAGGCAGTGCGCAGGAGCTAATAAATGATGAAAAAGCACGAGAAATATACCTTGGAGAAAAGTTTAATATTTAA
- a CDS encoding phosphoribosylanthranilate isomerase yields the protein MHNIIQIAGIKDFAEAQMLIARGVDYLGFPLRLDVHEEDLSEEEAGRIIRTLKPPTFGVLITYLNKAIEIVEFCAQLGTKIVQLHGKIAGEELARVKSLDSDLVIIKSLIVTGDNFSELAAEIVRFTPFVDAFITDTYDPNTGATGATGKPHDWTISRRLVEISPRPIILAGGLTPENVAQAIEFVRPAGVDVHTGVEDANGRKDQDKVTRFISNARNAFKRIPITLFSIRRL from the coding sequence ATGCACAATATTATCCAGATTGCGGGAATTAAAGATTTTGCTGAAGCGCAGATGCTCATTGCAAGGGGAGTGGATTATCTTGGTTTTCCATTACGACTAGATGTGCATGAAGAAGATTTATCTGAAGAAGAAGCTGGTCGAATTATTCGAACTTTGAAACCGCCAACGTTTGGAGTTTTGATCACTTACTTAAATAAAGCAATTGAAATCGTTGAATTCTGTGCGCAATTAGGAACGAAAATTGTTCAACTCCATGGCAAGATTGCGGGTGAAGAACTGGCTCGGGTGAAATCGCTCGACTCAGATCTGGTTATCATCAAGAGTCTTATTGTTACCGGAGATAATTTTTCTGAGCTTGCAGCAGAGATCGTTCGGTTTACTCCGTTCGTTGATGCATTTATAACTGATACCTACGACCCAAACACCGGCGCAACTGGAGCGACTGGGAAACCGCATGATTGGACAATCAGCCGCCGGTTAGTTGAAATATCACCTCGTCCGATTATTCTTGCCGGCGGATTAACTCCGGAAAATGTCGCGCAAGCGATAGAGTTTGTTCGCCCAGCAGGTGTCGATGTTCATACCGGGGTTGAAGATGCTAACGGAAGGAAAGACCAAGATAAAGTTACCAGGTTTATTTCTAACGCGCGTAATGCATTTAAACGAATTCCTATAACATTATTTTCAATCAGGAGATTGTAA
- the raiA gene encoding ribosome-associated translation inhibitor RaiA — protein sequence MQIVITGRHIEITAPIKEYVEKKIKRLEKYFNHILEVRVTLIGEKHRQIAEVNIDANGLNIASSDETSDIYASIDNVVDKLERKLQKYKERLTRHRKRTYDKKEVGFVYSYITPEELEPEKTEPQIIKSSRLASKPMSIDEAAMQLDLTNQIFLVFVNDKTNELNVIYRRKDGNFGLIERE from the coding sequence ATGCAGATTGTTATTACAGGCCGACATATTGAGATAACTGCACCAATTAAAGAATATGTTGAAAAGAAGATTAAACGATTAGAGAAATATTTTAATCATATTTTAGAAGTTCGAGTAACCTTAATTGGAGAAAAACATCGACAGATAGCCGAAGTTAATATCGATGCAAATGGATTGAACATCGCGAGTAGTGATGAAACATCAGATATTTATGCTTCAATAGATAATGTTGTTGATAAACTTGAGCGGAAACTCCAGAAATATAAAGAGCGATTGACACGGCATCGTAAGAGAACTTATGATAAGAAAGAGGTTGGCTTTGTTTATAGTTATATCACGCCCGAAGAATTAGAACCAGAAAAAACCGAACCGCAAATAATTAAATCAAGCCGGCTGGCGTCAAAACCAATGTCTATTGATGAAGCAGCTATGCAATTAGATTTAACCAACCAAATATTTTTGGTTTTTGTCAATGATAAAACGAACGAACTCAATGTTATTTATCGTCGGAAAGACGGTAATTTTGGATTAATTGAACGAGAATAA
- a CDS encoding ABC transporter ATP-binding protein/permease — MTYILRILNQARKYQHKMILAILSMLILTAAELVAPLVVRQLVAIIQKLESLGQSGWGMINQLALLALGLYILRALASFGNVFLAHQVGWGTLSDIRVQLYEHLQKLSLRYYHDRQTGQITTRMISDLAMIEELISHAIPDIITSIILFIGATSILFWLDWRLALVTLIPIPILVYLVRNYGKKVHTAYHAAQQKLAEIGAKMQDNLSGISVIQSFNREEYELERFEEKSIAHYQSTMKTIWFLATRFPLVELTGSIGMILVIWYGGKLALLGQLSIANLVAFFLYLQYFYRPILQLGRVVDTVQRAAVGGKRIYEIIDTEPDIKDTKHAQKPKLTKHDIEFHNVTFAYKPGFPVLLHASFRIEDGETVALVGSSGAGKTTIINLIPRFYDPNEGKITLSGYDLRDLSVSYLRSKIALVLQEVFLFTGTVKENIAYGNLKATEAEIIAAAKAAHAHEFILELPQQYDTVIGERGVKLSGGQKQRISIARAILKNAPILILDEATSSVDSETELLIQDALKNLTANRTSIIIAHRLSTIQHADKIIVLEDGTVAEIGTHQELLDANGIYSRLYNLQYRLSPIF, encoded by the coding sequence ATGACATATATCCTCCGTATCCTCAATCAAGCGCGTAAATATCAGCATAAAATGATTTTAGCGATATTAAGTATGCTGATATTAACCGCAGCGGAATTAGTGGCACCGTTAGTCGTTCGACAACTTGTTGCGATAATTCAGAAACTGGAATCGCTCGGTCAATCCGGCTGGGGAATGATAAATCAACTCGCTTTGCTCGCACTCGGATTATATATCCTGCGGGCGCTTGCCAGTTTCGGTAACGTTTTTCTAGCGCATCAGGTTGGTTGGGGCACGTTATCCGATATTCGCGTTCAACTATATGAACATTTGCAAAAACTTTCGTTACGATATTATCATGACCGACAGACAGGACAAATTACTACGCGAATGATTAGCGACCTTGCAATGATTGAAGAGCTAATCTCCCATGCGATTCCGGATATCATTACTTCAATTATTCTCTTCATCGGAGCGACATCAATACTATTCTGGCTTGATTGGCGACTAGCATTAGTCACCTTGATTCCAATACCGATCCTTGTATATCTGGTTCGAAATTATGGGAAAAAAGTCCATACCGCATATCATGCTGCTCAACAGAAACTTGCTGAAATCGGCGCAAAAATGCAGGATAATCTCTCCGGCATTTCGGTTATCCAATCGTTTAATCGGGAGGAATACGAATTAGAACGGTTCGAAGAGAAAAGCATTGCCCATTATCAGTCAACGATGAAAACGATTTGGTTTCTTGCCACTCGATTCCCGCTGGTTGAACTTACTGGAAGTATTGGTATGATTCTCGTTATTTGGTACGGTGGAAAACTCGCGTTACTCGGACAATTATCTATTGCCAATCTGGTTGCCTTCTTTTTATACCTGCAATATTTTTATCGGCCAATACTCCAACTTGGGCGAGTAGTTGACACGGTCCAACGAGCGGCAGTTGGTGGAAAACGAATCTATGAAATCATTGATACTGAACCTGATATTAAGGATACTAAACATGCACAAAAACCGAAATTGACCAAACATGATATCGAATTCCATAACGTCACCTTTGCTTATAAACCCGGATTTCCGGTCCTTTTGCATGCATCGTTTCGAATTGAAGACGGAGAGACCGTAGCGCTGGTTGGTTCTAGCGGTGCTGGAAAAACTACCATTATCAATCTTATCCCACGATTCTACGACCCGAATGAAGGAAAAATCACATTATCCGGTTATGATTTACGGGATTTATCAGTTAGTTATCTGCGGTCAAAAATCGCTCTGGTCTTGCAGGAGGTATTTCTATTCACTGGAACGGTTAAAGAAAATATTGCATATGGTAATTTAAAAGCCACTGAAGCAGAAATCATCGCCGCTGCGAAAGCAGCGCATGCACATGAATTCATTTTAGAGTTACCCCAGCAATATGATACGGTAATTGGTGAACGTGGAGTTAAACTTTCCGGTGGGCAGAAACAGCGGATTTCGATTGCGCGTGCTATTCTAAAAAATGCGCCGATTCTGATACTCGACGAAGCGACGTCATCGGTTGATTCTGAAACGGAACTATTAATCCAAGATGCGTTAAAAAATCTTACCGCAAATCGAACTAGTATCATTATTGCGCATCGGTTATCAACCATCCAGCATGCGGATAAGATTATTGTACTTGAAGATGGGACAGTTGCGGAAATAGGAACCCATCAAGAACTTCTCGATGCAAACGGTATCTATTCGAGACTCTATAATCTACAATATAGATTAAGCCCAATATTCTAG
- the hprK gene encoding HPr(Ser) kinase/phosphatase: MPEITVRDLLDEEGKELQLELVAGEAGLNKKITSSDLHRPQLGLSGFLEYFAYERIQVIGLTELTYINTIPEQDRWDRFEHLFNEKTPCFVVTTGLAPPSELIELGNRKQTCIFRTQLQTTRFISLLSNYLEVKFAPHTTVHGVLVDIYGVGVLILGPSGIGKSETALELIHRGHRLVADDVVHIDRIAGNVLMGYGSDIIKYHMEIRGLGIINIRNLFGVSAVRTRKRVSLVIQLEEWSDHKEYDRTGLSEKTIEILNVELPLLTIPVRPSRNISILIEVGAMDQRLKRMGYNAAKDLDRMLIDNITKHKDE; this comes from the coding sequence ATGCCTGAGATAACCGTTCGGGATTTGTTAGATGAAGAAGGAAAAGAATTACAATTAGAACTGGTTGCTGGAGAAGCCGGATTAAATAAAAAAATCACATCTTCAGATTTACACCGACCACAATTAGGTTTATCCGGTTTTCTCGAATATTTCGCCTATGAACGCATTCAAGTTATTGGACTAACTGAGCTTACCTATATCAATACCATACCCGAACAAGACCGATGGGATAGATTTGAACATTTATTTAATGAGAAAACACCATGTTTTGTTGTAACTACCGGATTGGCGCCACCATCAGAATTGATCGAATTAGGAAATCGGAAACAAACTTGTATTTTTCGAACCCAGTTGCAAACAACTCGGTTTATTAGTTTACTTTCAAACTATTTGGAAGTAAAATTTGCTCCGCATACAACCGTGCATGGGGTACTAGTAGATATTTATGGGGTTGGCGTATTAATACTAGGCCCATCTGGGATCGGAAAAAGTGAAACGGCATTGGAGTTAATCCATCGCGGACATAGATTAGTTGCAGATGATGTTGTACATATTGACCGTATTGCTGGAAATGTGCTGATGGGTTATGGTTCCGATATTATTAAGTATCATATGGAAATTCGCGGATTAGGGATAATTAATATCCGAAATCTTTTCGGAGTGAGTGCAGTTCGAACGCGAAAACGTGTTTCTTTAGTTATCCAGTTGGAAGAGTGGTCTGACCACAAAGAATACGATCGAACAGGGTTATCTGAGAAAACTATTGAAATCCTGAATGTTGAGTTACCATTATTGACGATTCCGGTTCGGCCGAGTCGAAATATCTCAATTCTGATTGAGGTTGGAGCGATGGATCAACGATTAAAACGTATGGGATATAATGCTGCCAAAGACCTTGATCGAATGCTGATAGATAATATTACGAAGCATAAAGACGAATAG
- a CDS encoding GNAT family N-acetyltransferase: MTPTIRQVKESERQLIAEIYNNSYKTGLEIGQQWAQNSVLSNTRAIFEGKHIVSIIQIIPYKIWVGGNVISMGGIGGVATRADCQGKGYAGALMRDSVRDMREHKQWTSILYPFSHAYYRKFGWELCGHRYVYREFKQDGIRPFDEKKLVRYCEPEKEIPLLDKIYSQYAMKYNLCVQRTKELWIKKIEQIMKEKGQGYIIEDNGEPIGYLLCTHNRVEFGHECIIKEFACLNLTAYKALFGFMQQLPNNISRFQLFTPYYPILWKHFREPFSAKIAMEPVFQFRVVDVQKAVELRGYPPQAQGKVIFSIQDDCGDWNIGPWELDIEAGKAAIHRTTKTPEFCCTIQTFSELYSGYRSAEELAIDGKLEIKRPAKLSFLNTAFFDKPTHILDYF, translated from the coding sequence ATGACCCCAACCATTCGCCAGGTTAAAGAATCGGAACGACAGTTAATAGCAGAAATATACAATAATAGCTACAAAACCGGTTTAGAAATCGGTCAACAATGGGCGCAGAATTCGGTATTATCGAATACCCGTGCGATATTTGAAGGAAAACATATTGTTAGTATAATCCAGATAATCCCGTATAAAATCTGGGTTGGCGGAAACGTTATTTCGATGGGCGGTATTGGAGGAGTTGCAACTCGAGCAGATTGTCAGGGAAAAGGATATGCGGGAGCGCTTATGCGGGATAGTGTGCGTGATATGCGAGAACATAAACAATGGACTTCGATTCTTTATCCATTTTCGCATGCATACTATCGTAAATTTGGTTGGGAACTCTGCGGGCATCGGTATGTATATCGTGAATTTAAACAAGATGGAATTCGACCGTTTGATGAGAAGAAGTTAGTTCGATATTGCGAACCGGAAAAAGAAATACCGCTTTTAGATAAAATCTATTCGCAATACGCGATGAAATATAATCTTTGCGTTCAACGAACGAAAGAGTTATGGATAAAAAAAATCGAGCAGATTATGAAAGAAAAAGGGCAAGGATATATTATTGAAGATAACGGCGAACCGATTGGATATCTCCTGTGCACCCATAATCGAGTAGAATTCGGCCACGAATGTATCATTAAAGAATTCGCTTGTTTGAATTTAACGGCGTATAAAGCGTTATTCGGATTCATGCAGCAGTTGCCAAATAATATTTCCCGATTTCAATTATTTACTCCATACTATCCAATACTCTGGAAACATTTTCGCGAACCGTTTTCCGCAAAAATCGCTATGGAACCAGTTTTTCAATTCCGGGTAGTTGATGTTCAGAAAGCGGTTGAACTCCGTGGATATCCCCCACAAGCACAAGGCAAGGTCATTTTTTCAATTCAAGACGATTGCGGAGATTGGAATATCGGTCCGTGGGAACTTGATATTGAAGCGGGTAAAGCAGCAATTCATAGAACGACAAAAACGCCGGAGTTCTGTTGCACCATACAAACATTTTCAGAGCTTTATTCCGGCTATCGGTCAGCGGAAGAGTTAGCGATTGATGGAAAATTGGAAATCAAGAGACCTGCTAAATTGTCGTTCTTAAACACCGCATTCTTCGATAAACCAACCCATATTCTAGATTACTTCTAA
- a CDS encoding 6-pyruvoyl-tetrahydropterin synthase-related protein: MRWVLIIIGFSFVVIIPLLLPGFILTHDMYFPLFRLYGIEQCFNEGQIPPRWVSSFALGYGYPFFNFYAPLAYYIAYLLYLAGLGYVYSIHATVILGFLLGGIGVYFWVKEILHNNLAGLVAAIVYVYFPYHLVQVYVRGDISEFIATAFFPWVLFFFYKLWQGNTKFTPWYLLSASLSYAAVILSHNIMAMVFTAFLLVYIIFLIFTKGKKFLTPTTYCLLGLLFGLGFSAYFWLPALAEKQFVSVENLVTAADYRNHFVSLVDLVNPRWGWGGSEPGAINRMSLQLGLAPILLSCISLFFILNNAKLDLSLVKKQWYWFSWISLLGLIFLMLPISKFIWAVIPLMKYILYPWRLLALTALPLTLLSGATIDIIRTKYISPKLSAMIALIITILLSSIYLHHRSIPVRETELTPEFIWTCESVQKSYGTTMSNEYLPQTVNRMPNSFADSPISTIAGKMVIQPQTITGTNRSWFIIAESPSVVRLNTFYFPGWQVELDGTKYAFETDSYGLMLIAISSGNHQINQVFTQTSIRKISHCVSIFSLITFFLVAIILFSTIKPKC; this comes from the coding sequence ATGCGGTGGGTTCTTATCATTATCGGATTTAGCTTCGTCGTTATTATCCCATTACTACTTCCTGGATTTATCTTGACTCATGATATGTATTTTCCGTTATTTCGGCTCTATGGAATAGAACAATGTTTTAACGAAGGACAAATTCCACCGCGCTGGGTTTCTTCATTTGCACTTGGATATGGTTATCCGTTTTTTAATTTTTATGCTCCACTTGCATATTACATAGCTTATTTACTCTATCTCGCGGGATTGGGCTATGTGTATTCGATCCATGCAACTGTTATACTCGGATTTCTGCTTGGCGGTATTGGCGTTTATTTCTGGGTGAAAGAAATTCTCCACAATAACCTTGCTGGATTAGTTGCTGCTATCGTTTATGTTTATTTCCCTTATCATCTGGTACAGGTTTATGTCCGTGGAGATATTTCTGAATTCATTGCGACTGCATTTTTCCCTTGGGTCTTATTCTTCTTTTATAAATTATGGCAAGGGAACACAAAGTTCACTCCGTGGTATCTGCTTAGTGCAAGTTTATCTTATGCAGCAGTCATCCTAAGCCATAACATTATGGCTATGGTCTTTACTGCATTTCTGCTCGTTTATATTATTTTTCTCATTTTTACAAAGGGAAAAAAATTCCTAACACCTACTACTTACTGCTTACTAGGGTTATTATTTGGTTTAGGTTTTAGCGCCTATTTCTGGCTTCCAGCATTAGCAGAAAAACAATTCGTTTCAGTTGAAAATCTGGTTACCGCTGCGGATTATCGCAACCACTTTGTTTCGTTAGTTGACCTAGTCAATCCCCGTTGGGGATGGGGAGGCAGCGAACCCGGTGCAATTAATCGAATGTCGCTCCAACTCGGACTAGCCCCGATACTACTTTCATGTATCTCATTATTTTTTATATTGAATAACGCTAAGTTGGATTTATCGCTTGTCAAGAAACAATGGTATTGGTTCTCTTGGATATCACTACTCGGATTAATCTTTTTAATGTTACCGATAAGCAAATTCATTTGGGCGGTCATTCCCTTGATGAAATATATTTTATATCCTTGGCGATTATTAGCCTTAACCGCTTTACCATTAACATTATTAAGTGGTGCTACTATCGATATAATCCGGACGAAATATATATCGCCAAAATTGAGTGCTATGATAGCACTAATTATAACGATATTACTTTCGTCAATTTATTTACACCACCGTAGTATCCCGGTTCGTGAAACAGAGTTAACTCCGGAATTTATCTGGACTTGCGAATCAGTTCAAAAAAGTTACGGGACGACAATGAGCAATGAATATCTTCCGCAAACTGTCAATCGGATGCCGAATAGTTTTGCGGATAGTCCGATTTCAACTATTGCTGGGAAAATGGTTATTCAACCGCAAACGATTACCGGAACAAATCGTTCCTGGTTTATTATCGCGGAATCACCGAGCGTGGTTCGATTAAATACATTTTATTTTCCGGGATGGCAGGTTGAACTTGATGGGACTAAATATGCTTTTGAAACTGATAGTTATGGATTAATGCTTATCGCAATTTCATCTGGAAACCATCAAATCAATCAAGTTTTCACTCAAACTTCAATACGAAAAATTAGCCATTGCGTAAGTATATTTTCCCTCATAACTTTCTTCCTAGTTGCAATTATCCTGTTCAGTACAATCAAACCTAAATGTTAG